A single Parabacteroides timonensis DNA region contains:
- a CDS encoding Gfo/Idh/MocA family oxidoreductase, with protein MKNISRRSFLKTGAVAAAGLTIVPGSVLGRTFGHTAPSDKLNIAGIGVGGMGRRNLANMNTENIVALCDVDWHYADKTFKDYPNAKRFKDWRVMFDEIGKSIDAVMVATPDHTHAGVTAHAITLGKHCYTQKPLTHSVYESRLLTRLAKKYKVATQMGNQGNSFDWCRQIAEWIQAGIIGEVYEVHCWTDRPIWPQGLMQPKDMPKCPKTLDWDLFIGPAQKRPYNPVYTPWNWRGWWDFGTGALGDMACHIMDPLYWALDLKYPTSVIGSSTLSNLYSPPHAQIVTYTFPARPAKGSVKMPEVKVYWYDGGLMPPRPEELKDGQMMGDENGGIIFVGTKGKIMTGCYGMNPTLLPISAMEHFNQPKPTIPRIKGGNGDIWSTNAHEQDWIRACKESPENRTEASSNFQFSGPFNEMVVMGVLAVRLSGLQGLHRELQWDGENMRFTNISPTDKIKIVTVDDFKVIDGDPRFDRRFAEFNAAEMANEWIKHTYNNGFSLPDMPK; from the coding sequence ATGAAAAACATTTCAAGAAGAAGTTTCCTGAAGACCGGGGCTGTGGCTGCGGCCGGTCTGACTATCGTTCCGGGATCCGTGCTCGGCAGAACTTTCGGGCATACGGCTCCAAGTGACAAACTGAATATTGCCGGTATCGGCGTAGGCGGTATGGGACGGCGTAACCTGGCGAATATGAACACGGAAAACATCGTGGCACTCTGTGACGTCGACTGGCATTATGCCGACAAGACCTTTAAAGATTACCCGAACGCCAAACGTTTTAAAGACTGGCGTGTGATGTTCGACGAGATAGGCAAATCGATCGATGCGGTGATGGTGGCTACCCCCGACCATACTCATGCAGGCGTAACCGCCCATGCCATCACGTTAGGTAAACATTGCTACACACAAAAACCGCTTACCCACTCTGTTTACGAATCGCGTTTACTGACCAGGCTGGCCAAGAAATATAAAGTAGCCACACAGATGGGTAACCAAGGCAATTCATTCGACTGGTGCCGCCAGATCGCTGAATGGATACAGGCTGGTATCATCGGTGAAGTATATGAAGTACATTGCTGGACCGACCGTCCTATCTGGCCGCAAGGACTAATGCAGCCTAAAGATATGCCTAAATGTCCGAAGACTTTGGACTGGGATCTCTTTATCGGCCCGGCACAGAAACGTCCTTATAATCCGGTATATACACCCTGGAACTGGCGTGGCTGGTGGGATTTCGGAACAGGTGCATTAGGCGATATGGCCTGTCATATCATGGATCCGCTCTACTGGGCACTCGACCTGAAATATCCGACCAGTGTTATCGGTAGCTCGACCTTAAGTAATTTATATTCTCCGCCTCATGCTCAGATCGTTACTTATACTTTCCCGGCACGTCCGGCAAAGGGAAGCGTCAAAATGCCGGAAGTAAAAGTTTACTGGTACGATGGCGGCCTGATGCCTCCCCGCCCTGAAGAATTGAAAGACGGTCAGATGATGGGAGATGAAAATGGGGGTATCATCTTTGTCGGTACCAAAGGAAAGATCATGACCGGCTGTTACGGAATGAATCCGACCCTATTACCCATTTCCGCCATGGAACATTTCAACCAGCCTAAACCGACTATCCCACGAATCAAGGGAGGCAACGGTGATATCTGGTCGACCAATGCCCATGAACAGGATTGGATACGGGCTTGTAAAGAATCGCCGGAAAACAGGACGGAAGCTTCTTCCAATTTCCAGTTCTCCGGTCCGTTCAATGAAATGGTCGTGATGGGGGTTCTTGCTGTGCGTCTGTCCGGTTTGCAAGGTTTACACCGGGAACTGCAATGGGATGGCGAGAATATGCGCTTTACCAATATATCTCCGACCGACAAAATAAAGATCGTAACGGTAGACGATTTCAAGGTAATAGATGGCGATCCTCGCTTCGACCGTCGTTTTGCCGAATTCAATGCAGCTGAAATGGCCAACGAATGGATCAAGCATACCTATAATAACGGGTTCTCTTTACCTGACATGCCTAAATAA
- a CDS encoding TonB-dependent receptor — protein sequence MISLSITKGTISDVFKAIENQSDYKFFYNDNQIDVNDKVDIKVQDSPIENVLNDMFRDTDITYKIVKNHVVLTNKKIKEAPVESVNQDKKRISGKVTDQNGEALIGVNVIVKGTTLGSMTDVDGNYLLDNVPDNAIVEFSYIGYVQQSINAGNRSRLDIMLSEDTQKLEEVVVVGYGHFKKRDLTGAITQVKGDDIANLPLRSAADALQGKAAGVTITSSSGSPGSLGNVRIRGVGTINNNNPLYVVDGLPQDDIGWLNARDIESIEVLKDASAQAIYGARAANGVILVSTKRGASGESYRSNIEFDMNIGFQSIPKRYDVLDAEGFMEYKNRAYTAAGKTLIDDFSTPEKREQILSFLEKNGGRAGTDWWDETTRKPSEAVNQNYNLAFSGGLNKMRYRTSFGYMKQDGILRGSDYERLSGRLNMDSEVTKWLNLSANINVIYESRRNLDENNSYTATVFSTISADPITPVYRDNLVDIPDFLQTRIMGGYEPTNPWSRYTGVIYSNKPNTVAQVDRMAENKWHGIATKSNVSGEFKLFPFLTFKSSIALDLNRNQSDGFTPKYYLDGDEYSTYATVSRGVSNTDYWVFDNYFTYNQKFNKHSVSAMIGTSAEKKRYEYIGASKQGMVNNDPSQQIINAGTLNPGASGYSVTNSLNSYFGRVFYSFDNRYMLTANIRWDGSSRFADGNRWGCFPSVSAGWNFSEESFMKDFEWLSLSKLRAGWGEIGNQTISDGAYLNTYGNGSYYLFGNPYETILYGGRTQVGNQDLKWETTRQLDLGLDLAFFNGSLHASFDYFNRKTQDMLVQVPVPSSLGFPNIPWMNAGSVSNKGIELTIGYNGKAGKDFKYSIDGNISTYRNKVESLGSGANIPGKGIHLGYYSYTMTEPGKPIGYFYGYKTDGVFQTQEEIDNYKNNGQVVMPGAKPGDLKFKDLNGDGKLDDEDRTMTGNPHPDFTFGLTLSAEYKGFDVSAFFQGSVGNDLLNVLKYDIYSGTGWYNAPKDILTTYWNGPGSTNKNFGIDADSRMNLEMSDWYVEDGSYVRLKNLQIGYTIPSAITKKITINNLRVFVAAQNLFTITGYSGLDPEIGEINNNPQYKGCDMGFYPQPRTFMFGISLKL from the coding sequence ATGATCTCACTAAGTATTACCAAAGGAACGATCTCTGATGTCTTTAAAGCGATAGAAAATCAAAGCGATTACAAATTCTTTTACAATGATAACCAGATCGATGTAAACGATAAGGTGGATATCAAGGTACAGGATAGTCCTATTGAAAATGTCCTGAACGATATGTTCAGGGATACGGATATCACTTATAAGATCGTAAAGAACCATGTCGTTCTGACAAATAAGAAAATTAAAGAGGCCCCGGTCGAATCGGTTAATCAGGATAAAAAAAGAATATCCGGAAAAGTGACCGACCAGAACGGAGAAGCCCTGATCGGAGTAAATGTCATAGTAAAAGGTACTACACTGGGGTCTATGACAGATGTAGATGGAAATTATCTGCTTGATAATGTCCCGGACAATGCAATTGTTGAATTCTCATACATCGGTTATGTACAGCAAAGTATAAATGCAGGAAACAGAAGCCGGTTGGATATCATGTTGTCGGAAGACACCCAGAAACTGGAAGAAGTAGTAGTGGTCGGTTACGGTCATTTCAAGAAAAGAGACCTGACCGGAGCTATTACCCAAGTAAAAGGAGATGATATAGCGAACCTTCCTCTTCGTAGTGCCGCAGATGCCTTACAAGGAAAAGCAGCAGGTGTAACCATCACCTCCAGTTCCGGTAGCCCGGGTTCGTTGGGTAACGTACGTATCCGTGGTGTCGGTACCATCAACAACAATAATCCGTTATATGTAGTGGACGGATTACCGCAGGATGATATAGGTTGGCTGAATGCACGCGATATAGAAAGTATCGAAGTGCTGAAAGATGCATCCGCCCAGGCTATCTACGGAGCACGTGCCGCTAATGGTGTTATACTTGTCTCTACCAAACGCGGAGCGTCCGGCGAAAGTTACCGGAGCAATATCGAATTCGATATGAATATCGGTTTCCAAAGTATCCCCAAACGTTATGACGTATTAGATGCCGAAGGATTTATGGAATATAAGAATCGTGCTTACACAGCAGCCGGCAAAACATTGATCGACGACTTTTCCACACCGGAGAAACGGGAACAGATCCTCTCCTTCCTCGAAAAGAACGGTGGACGAGCAGGTACAGACTGGTGGGACGAAACCACCCGTAAACCGTCGGAAGCGGTTAACCAGAATTATAACCTGGCTTTCTCAGGTGGCTTGAATAAAATGAGATACCGCACCAGTTTCGGATACATGAAACAGGATGGTATTTTGAGAGGTTCCGACTACGAACGTTTGTCCGGCCGTCTGAACATGGACTCGGAAGTAACCAAATGGTTGAATTTATCGGCAAACATCAACGTGATTTATGAATCCAGAAGAAACCTGGATGAAAACAACTCTTATACCGCCACAGTATTCAGTACGATCAGTGCCGACCCGATCACTCCTGTATACAGAGATAATCTGGTCGATATTCCCGATTTCCTGCAGACACGTATTATGGGTGGATATGAACCGACAAATCCGTGGTCCAGATATACCGGTGTCATTTACTCAAACAAACCTAATACAGTTGCCCAGGTAGATCGCATGGCTGAAAACAAATGGCATGGCATAGCAACGAAATCGAATGTTTCCGGAGAATTCAAACTATTCCCATTCCTGACATTCAAATCCAGTATCGCACTTGACCTGAATCGCAACCAAAGCGATGGCTTTACTCCCAAGTATTATCTGGATGGAGATGAATACAGTACCTATGCAACCGTAAGCAGGGGTGTTTCCAATACCGATTATTGGGTGTTCGACAACTATTTTACTTACAATCAAAAGTTCAACAAACACTCAGTCAGTGCAATGATAGGAACCTCGGCCGAAAAGAAACGCTACGAATACATCGGTGCATCCAAACAGGGAATGGTCAATAACGATCCGAGCCAGCAAATCATTAACGCCGGTACACTCAATCCGGGAGCCAGCGGATATTCTGTCACCAACTCCCTGAATTCATATTTCGGACGTGTATTCTATTCATTTGACAACCGTTATATGCTGACTGCCAATATTCGTTGGGACGGTTCATCCCGCTTTGCAGACGGTAACCGCTGGGGTTGCTTCCCGTCCGTTTCTGCCGGTTGGAACTTCTCGGAAGAAAGCTTCATGAAAGATTTCGAATGGTTATCTCTCAGCAAACTAAGAGCTGGTTGGGGAGAAATCGGAAACCAGACTATTTCAGACGGTGCCTATTTGAATACCTACGGAAATGGCAGCTATTACCTTTTTGGTAATCCTTATGAAACCATCCTGTATGGTGGTCGTACCCAGGTCGGTAACCAGGATTTAAAATGGGAAACCACCCGGCAATTAGACCTCGGTTTAGACCTGGCCTTCTTCAATGGATCGCTACATGCCAGTTTCGATTACTTCAACCGTAAGACACAGGATATGCTTGTACAGGTTCCGGTTCCCAGCAGTCTAGGATTTCCCAATATCCCGTGGATGAACGCCGGTAGTGTAAGTAATAAAGGTATCGAACTGACAATAGGATATAACGGCAAAGCCGGAAAAGATTTCAAGTATTCTATCGATGGAAATATTTCCACTTATCGCAATAAGGTAGAAAGTCTTGGTAGCGGAGCCAATATCCCCGGTAAAGGAATCCATCTGGGTTATTATAGCTACACCATGACAGAACCGGGTAAACCGATCGGTTATTTCTATGGATATAAAACAGACGGAGTATTCCAGACACAGGAAGAAATCGACAATTACAAAAACAATGGCCAGGTAGTTATGCCGGGAGCTAAACCGGGTGACCTGAAATTTAAAGATCTCAACGGAGACGGTAAACTGGATGACGAAGACCGCACCATGACCGGTAATCCACATCCGGACTTCACATTCGGCCTAACCTTGTCCGCCGAATATAAAGGTTTTGATGTTTCAGCCTTCTTCCAAGGATCTGTCGGCAACGACTTATTGAATGTTTTGAAATATGATATTTATTCGGGAACAGGATGGTATAATGCCCCGAAGGATATCCTGACAACCTATTGGAACGGCCCGGGTAGTACGAATAAGAATTTCGGTATCGATGCCGATAGCCGCATGAACTTGGAAATGTCAGACTGGTATGTGGAAGATGGTTCTTATGTCCGTTTGAAAAATCTGCAAATAGGTTATACAATCCCTTCTGCCATCACCAAAAAGATTACGATCAATAACCTGCGTGTATTCGTTGCTGCACAAAATCTATTTACCATTACCGGATACTCAGGACTTGATCCGGAAATCGGGGAGATTAATAACAATCCTCAATACAAAGGATGTGATATGGGATTTTATCCGCAGCCAAGAACATTTATGTTTGGTATAAGTCTAAAGCTTTAA
- a CDS encoding FecR family protein has translation MKEYIKDIIEESLNDEVVVGNEWERLLSSLPTSEPNNSPTPKKEKTFLLALRYAAAIFIGFGISLATIFFIDQKNTTETGTYKLVTLKGEKSYLQLPDGTKVWLNSCTTIQYAEDYGRSNRNIHLSGEAYFEVARNEKKPFIVKTNGIDVKALGTAFNISAYPEDTQLITTLFSGKVAVQPTLTKQQIMLAPNQVAIYYKSGNKIEVTPYDKKLFAQWRGGYLSFEMMYLQDITKLLERNYNVVFRYDNQKIKKFKFSGSFRNSEDLTQILNVIKTNTGIQYQATQDTIIIK, from the coding sequence ATGAAGGAATACATCAAAGATATAATCGAAGAAAGTCTGAACGATGAAGTGGTTGTAGGCAATGAATGGGAACGCCTGTTATCGTCGCTACCGACATCGGAACCGAACAACTCTCCCACCCCCAAAAAAGAAAAAACATTCTTGCTCGCCCTCCGGTATGCAGCAGCTATTTTTATCGGTTTCGGCATTTCGCTGGCAACCATCTTCTTTATCGACCAGAAAAATACAACAGAAACCGGAACATATAAACTGGTCACACTGAAAGGTGAAAAAAGCTATTTGCAATTACCCGACGGAACAAAAGTATGGCTTAACTCCTGCACGACAATCCAATATGCAGAAGATTACGGACGGTCCAACCGCAATATCCATTTAAGCGGGGAAGCTTATTTCGAAGTAGCCAGGAATGAGAAAAAGCCGTTTATCGTCAAGACAAACGGAATCGATGTAAAAGCCCTCGGCACAGCATTCAATATATCTGCCTATCCGGAAGATACCCAACTGATCACCACCCTGTTCAGTGGAAAAGTTGCCGTGCAACCGACATTGACCAAGCAGCAGATCATGCTTGCCCCCAATCAGGTCGCCATTTATTACAAAAGCGGAAACAAAATAGAGGTAACCCCTTATGACAAAAAACTATTTGCGCAGTGGAGAGGCGGTTATCTCTCTTTCGAGATGATGTATCTGCAGGATATAACCAAACTGCTGGAAAGAAATTATAATGTCGTATTCAGATATGACAATCAAAAGATCAAGAAGTTCAAATTCAGCGGAAGTTTCCGAAACAGCGAAGATCTGACTCAGATACTCAATGTGATCAAGACAAATACCGGTATTCAGTATCAGGCCACGCAGGATACGATAATTATTAAATAA
- a CDS encoding 3-keto-disaccharide hydrolase — protein MSVFSACNTQENNSLTEKEKAEGWQLLFDGKSLDGWRDYNGTALTGPWEVVDGTIQANGHGSDASGYIVTDKIYENFELSWDWKISKGGNSGLLYHVVERPQFAVPYVTGPEYQLIDDINFAEPLEDWQRCGVDYAMYLPDFSTIKINPAGEWNNSKIIFDNGHVTYFMNGEKTIEFDAWSDDWFNRKNSGKWSHAPEYGLAHKGLICLQDHGYPAWFRNIKIKELPRKTKEVSLFNGENLDGWDKYGTESWYVKDGLLICESGPDKQYGYLATREYYDDFDLTVEFKQESDGNSGVFIRSFVEEDVKVNGWQVEVAPPGFDTGGVYESYGRGWLIQIPDEKEDILKYGDWNTLRVRVQGDNVQTWLNGKEMINIRDEKIGAGQGRIALQIHDGGGIKVLWRNLRLATL, from the coding sequence ATGTCGGTGTTTAGCGCATGCAACACACAGGAAAACAACAGCCTGACAGAAAAAGAAAAAGCAGAAGGATGGCAACTCCTTTTCGATGGAAAGAGCCTCGACGGTTGGCGGGACTATAACGGAACAGCTCTCACAGGTCCCTGGGAGGTGGTAGACGGAACTATACAAGCCAACGGGCACGGAAGTGATGCTAGCGGCTATATAGTGACAGATAAAATATATGAGAACTTTGAACTCTCGTGGGATTGGAAAATTTCTAAAGGAGGAAACAGCGGACTATTATACCATGTCGTTGAACGCCCTCAATTTGCAGTTCCTTATGTAACCGGACCCGAATATCAGCTGATCGACGATATAAATTTCGCAGAACCCCTGGAAGACTGGCAACGTTGCGGCGTGGACTATGCCATGTATTTACCGGATTTCTCCACAATCAAGATCAATCCGGCAGGAGAATGGAATAATTCCAAGATCATTTTCGATAACGGTCATGTCACCTATTTTATGAACGGGGAAAAGACTATCGAATTCGATGCCTGGTCAGACGACTGGTTCAACCGGAAGAACAGCGGAAAATGGTCGCATGCTCCGGAATATGGTTTGGCTCACAAAGGATTGATCTGCCTGCAGGATCATGGATATCCCGCCTGGTTCCGTAACATTAAGATAAAAGAACTTCCTCGCAAAACAAAAGAAGTCAGCTTATTCAACGGAGAAAACCTGGATGGCTGGGATAAATACGGTACCGAGTCATGGTATGTCAAAGACGGTCTTTTAATATGTGAAAGCGGCCCTGATAAACAATATGGTTACCTGGCCACCAGAGAATATTATGACGATTTCGACCTTACTGTCGAATTCAAACAAGAATCGGACGGAAACTCCGGTGTTTTCATCCGTTCGTTCGTGGAAGAAGATGTGAAAGTGAACGGATGGCAGGTAGAAGTTGCTCCTCCGGGCTTCGATACCGGAGGTGTCTATGAATCGTACGGCCGCGGATGGTTGATACAGATACCGGATGAAAAAGAAGATATCCTGAAATACGGGGATTGGAATACCCTGCGGGTCAGAGTACAGGGAGATAACGTACAAACCTGGCTCAATGGAAAAGAAATGATAAATATCCGGGACGAAAAAATCGGTGCCGGACAAGGACGCATCGCTCTTCAGATACATGATGGAGGAGGTATTAAGGTTCTATGGCGTAACCTCCGCCTGGCTACATTATAA
- a CDS encoding RagB/SusD family nutrient uptake outer membrane protein produces the protein MKSILNKCTLFASTVAISLLMAGCNSDFLDRPTLGSLDETTYLSTEDAGFKLLINCYQPILNQWDYQTMKFDLGDQLTDDCSKGGSDAGDRSVITEVTRGNPTATSSLLTQFWDHRYKQAISPCNVFLSLITPETQLIKTGGSLVSTEEKKRWIAEAYFMRAFYYFDLAMMFSNIPIIDRPLSASEKGDITKADKAEVMKFILSDLELAIAEPNLPSAKSLPASELGRITKEAALAFRARVNMFYGNYEAAKTDLKTVVDSGCYELIDDYETLFNSAAKGYMSKEAVFITLRSYVPNYTGGSVCPQMNIGRAGAGGWGGECPTYDLVDEYEVGDPRLVHTILSSGDIFVKSDGTEEVHDYSGYDNFSLQHSRKQYPDWSRRPIGDLLNTDWTFYHIRYADVLLMYAECLIETGDDKQKAVDLINQVRHRAFVTTSPTDSYAKLRKFNLTDDKRVTEDIFNAKYKVKVSDDLQKALRHERRVELGCEGLRLYDLLRWGVFIPTMQAFGQTAEGKYSGAGTHVTDKTYPYPIPQNEIDYVGGSLTQNDNY, from the coding sequence ATGAAATCAATATTAAATAAATGTACATTATTTGCATCGACAGTAGCCATAAGTCTTCTAATGGCGGGTTGTAACTCCGATTTCTTGGACAGGCCAACCTTAGGATCACTCGACGAAACAACGTATCTGAGTACGGAAGATGCGGGCTTCAAACTTCTGATAAACTGTTATCAACCTATATTAAACCAGTGGGATTATCAGACCATGAAGTTTGACCTTGGCGATCAGTTGACAGACGACTGTTCCAAAGGAGGTTCCGATGCCGGTGACCGTTCTGTTATCACAGAAGTAACCCGGGGAAATCCTACCGCCACCAGCAGTTTACTGACACAATTCTGGGATCATCGTTATAAACAGGCTATTTCTCCCTGCAACGTATTCTTGTCACTGATAACTCCGGAAACGCAGCTAATTAAAACCGGAGGTTCCCTGGTTTCTACCGAAGAGAAAAAACGCTGGATAGCAGAAGCCTATTTTATGCGTGCTTTCTATTATTTTGACCTGGCAATGATGTTTTCCAATATTCCTATCATAGACAGGCCATTAAGTGCAAGTGAAAAAGGAGATATAACAAAAGCCGATAAAGCGGAAGTTATGAAGTTTATCCTTTCCGATCTGGAGCTAGCTATTGCGGAGCCGAATCTACCGAGTGCCAAATCATTACCCGCATCCGAACTGGGACGTATCACAAAAGAAGCAGCTTTAGCATTCAGAGCCAGAGTAAATATGTTTTACGGTAATTATGAAGCAGCGAAAACTGATTTGAAAACGGTCGTCGACTCCGGTTGTTACGAGCTGATCGATGATTACGAAACCTTGTTTAATAGTGCCGCTAAAGGGTATATGTCTAAAGAGGCTGTATTTATAACCTTACGTTCCTATGTTCCGAATTATACGGGAGGAAGTGTTTGTCCTCAAATGAATATCGGACGTGCCGGAGCAGGTGGCTGGGGAGGCGAATGTCCGACCTACGACCTGGTAGATGAATATGAAGTAGGTGATCCGCGTCTGGTTCACACTATACTTTCATCAGGAGATATCTTTGTCAAATCGGATGGAACAGAGGAAGTCCATGATTACTCCGGATATGATAATTTCTCATTACAACATAGCCGCAAACAATATCCAGACTGGTCAAGAAGACCTATCGGCGATTTATTGAACACGGACTGGACTTTTTATCATATCCGCTATGCCGACGTTCTGTTAATGTATGCCGAATGTCTGATCGAAACGGGTGACGATAAACAAAAAGCCGTAGATCTGATCAACCAGGTTCGTCATCGTGCTTTCGTCACCACCTCCCCAACAGACAGTTATGCAAAGCTGAGAAAATTCAATCTGACCGATGATAAACGAGTCACTGAAGATATTTTCAACGCAAAATACAAAGTAAAAGTGTCTGATGACCTGCAGAAAGCCTTACGCCATGAGCGAAGAGTCGAGTTGGGATGTGAAGGTTTACGCTTGTATGACTTGCTCCGTTGGGGAGTTTTTATTCCTACCATGCAGGCATTCGGTCAAACAGCCGAAGGCAAATACTCCGGAGCGGGAACTCACGTTACAGACAAAACCTATCCGTATCCGATACCACAGAATGAAATCGATTACGTAGGAGGCTCTTTAACACAGAATGACAACTATTGA
- a CDS encoding sugar phosphate isomerase/epimerase family protein, with product MIRRIFNSLLTMVCCLLAFSAQAQTKAEKNGWRLGIQSYSFHLFSLTEAFDKTQQLGLKYIEIYPGHKLGGTWGDRVFDFNLDSQTQKELKELAASKGIKIIGTGVYVAEKSSDWEKMFCFAKAMDMEFITCEPALEDWDLVEKLSKQYGIKISVHNHPQPSDYWKPENLLQAISSRSHSLGSCADVGHWRREGLDQIECLKKLKGRLISLHFKDIAPKKAGEKEQHDVIWGTGILDVKGMLKELQSQKFKGVFSIEYEYNWDNSVPDIKKCIQYFNQVTDEIL from the coding sequence ATGATAAGACGAATATTCAACAGCTTATTGACAATGGTTTGTTGCCTGCTGGCTTTCTCGGCTCAGGCACAGACCAAAGCCGAAAAAAACGGCTGGCGCCTGGGAATACAATCCTATAGCTTCCATCTCTTTTCCCTGACAGAGGCATTCGACAAAACCCAGCAATTAGGTCTGAAATATATAGAAATATATCCCGGACATAAACTGGGCGGTACATGGGGCGACCGGGTTTTCGATTTCAACCTGGATAGCCAAACCCAGAAGGAACTGAAAGAATTGGCAGCCTCCAAAGGCATAAAAATTATCGGAACAGGCGTTTATGTCGCAGAGAAATCTTCCGACTGGGAAAAGATGTTCTGCTTTGCCAAAGCGATGGATATGGAATTCATCACTTGCGAACCGGCTCTCGAGGACTGGGACCTGGTAGAGAAACTCTCAAAACAGTATGGAATCAAAATATCCGTACATAACCATCCCCAGCCTTCTGATTACTGGAAACCGGAAAATCTGTTACAAGCGATATCCAGCCGTAGTCACTCGCTCGGTTCCTGTGCCGACGTCGGTCACTGGCGCAGGGAAGGATTGGATCAGATTGAATGTCTGAAGAAGCTGAAAGGGCGCCTGATCTCCCTTCACTTCAAAGATATCGCGCCTAAAAAAGCCGGCGAGAAAGAACAACATGATGTAATCTGGGGAACCGGTATACTTGATGTCAAAGGTATGTTGAAAGAATTACAATCACAGAAATTCAAAGGCGTATTCTCCATCGAATATGAATATAACTGGGATAATTCTGTTCCCGACATCAAAAAATGCATTCAGTATTTCAATCAGGTGACAGATGAAATTTTATGA
- a CDS encoding RNA polymerase sigma-70 factor, translated as MKSDETIIAQIQAGNISTFNTLFHVVYIQLYVHCRKFIYDPEIAKDLLQNVFLRFWEKREEIDIHTSLNAYLHRSVQNECLNYIRTMKTTAIIENNDSGQKTEIAGDANPHSELTMQEIEQIMENTIEQLPDQCKSIFRLSRIDGLRNQEIADQLAISVRTVETQIYRALKILKNNLKDYLAS; from the coding sequence ATGAAATCTGATGAAACAATAATTGCGCAGATCCAGGCTGGAAATATTTCTACATTTAATACGCTGTTTCATGTAGTATATATCCAATTATATGTTCACTGCCGTAAATTCATTTACGATCCCGAGATTGCAAAAGACCTGTTACAAAATGTCTTTCTCCGTTTCTGGGAAAAAAGAGAAGAAATAGATATCCATACCTCCTTAAATGCCTATTTACACCGATCTGTTCAAAATGAATGTTTAAATTATATACGAACTATGAAAACAACAGCAATCATCGAAAACAACGATTCCGGTCAGAAAACAGAAATTGCCGGGGATGCAAATCCACACTCAGAACTGACAATGCAGGAAATAGAACAAATAATGGAAAATACGATCGAACAATTACCGGATCAATGTAAATCGATCTTCAGGTTAAGCCGTATAGACGGCCTCAGGAACCAGGAAATAGCAGATCAGCTGGCCATCTCCGTCCGGACAGTGGAAACACAAATCTACCGGGCTCTCAAAATCCTGAAAAATAACCTGAAAGATTATCTGGCCTCCTAA